A single region of the Procambarus clarkii isolate CNS0578487 chromosome 59, FALCON_Pclarkii_2.0, whole genome shotgun sequence genome encodes:
- the LOC123768320 gene encoding uncharacterized protein encodes MAEYQTDQNYVQSQHPLPLLTPANTWCTRNIHNHSIYPSPVPTLTPSSSPDTPTSSPDTYALLQSRHLRPPSVPTLTSSFSPNTYTLLQSQHLHPPPVPTLIPTSSPDTYTHLQSRHLYPPPVPTLTPSSSPNTPTSSPDTYALLQSRHLRPPSVPTLTPSFSPDTYALLQSRHLRPPSVPTLTPSSSPNTYTLLQSRHLYPPPVPTLIPTSSPDTYTHLQSRHLHPLPVPTHPPPFQTLTLTSSPGTPTSSPDTYTLL; translated from the coding sequence ATGGCAGAGTACCAGACTGATCAAAATTATGTTCAGTCTCAACACCCATTACCACTTCTGACACCTGCCAACACTTGGTGCACTAGGAACATTCATAACCACTCCATATACCCTTCTCCAGTCCCGACACTTACACCCTCCTCCAGTCCCGACACACCCACCTCCAGTCCCGACACTTACGCCCTCCTTCAGTCCCGACACTTACGCCCTCCTTCAGTCCCGACACTTACGTCCTCCTTCAGTCCCAACACTTACACCCTCCTCCAGTCCCAACACTTACACCCTCCTCCAGTCCCGACACTTATACCCACCTCCAGTCCCGACACTTATACCCACCTCCAGTCCCGACACTTATACCCACCTCCAGTCCCGACACTTACACCCTCCTCCAGTCCCAACACACCCACCTCCAGTCCCGACACTTACGCCCTCCTTCAGTCCCGACACTTACGCCCTCCTTCAGTCCCGACACTTACGCCCTCCTTCAGTCCCGACACTTACGCCCTCCTTCAGTCCCGACACTTACGTCCTCCTTCAGTCCCAACACTTACACCCTCCTCCAGTCCCAACACTTACACCCTCCTCCAGTCCCGACACTTATACCCACCTCCAGTCCCGACACTTATACCCACCTCCAGTCCCGACACTTATACCCACCTCCAGTCCCGACACTTACACCCACTTCCAGTCCCGACACACCCACCTCCGTTCCAGACACTTACACTCACTTCCAGTCCCGGCACACCCACCTCCAGTCCTGACACTTACACCCTTCTCTAG